In Paraburkholderia bryophila, a single genomic region encodes these proteins:
- a CDS encoding DNA-methyltransferase has protein sequence MAEKVTIGNAELWLGDCREVLCLLPPCDLALTDPPYGIGFAAQPTKWQRRDGQAPEDWDNMTPPAWLFGLLAEKAQELIIWGGNYYDLPRSRGWLTWYKPDSPPSMASIELAWTSMDMNAKMLSHSISATNAERVGHPTQKPVRVMEWCLSFAKDAKTVLDPFMGSGTTGVACATLGKRFVGIEREPRYFELACRRIEAAQRQGSLLEQSEPEALPQQLSL, from the coding sequence ATGGCAGAGAAAGTAACCATCGGCAATGCGGAGCTTTGGCTGGGAGATTGCCGAGAAGTGCTTTGCTTGCTGCCGCCATGCGACCTCGCGCTTACCGACCCGCCGTATGGAATTGGTTTCGCAGCCCAGCCAACCAAATGGCAACGCAGGGATGGGCAGGCGCCGGAGGATTGGGACAACATGACTCCTCCGGCATGGCTCTTCGGCCTGTTGGCGGAGAAGGCTCAAGAACTCATCATCTGGGGTGGCAACTACTACGACTTGCCGCGAAGCCGGGGATGGCTGACCTGGTACAAGCCCGACTCTCCTCCAAGCATGGCCAGCATCGAACTGGCGTGGACCAGCATGGACATGAACGCCAAGATGTTGTCTCACTCCATTTCGGCGACGAATGCGGAGCGCGTTGGCCATCCGACTCAGAAGCCCGTTCGCGTGATGGAGTGGTGCCTGAGCTTCGCCAAGGATGCGAAGACAGTTTTGGACCCGTTCATGGGGAGCGGCACCACGGGCGTTGCATGTGCCACGCTCGGGAAGCGCTTCGTCGGCATCGAGCGCGAGCCTCGCTACTTCGAGCTTGCCTGTCGGCGCATCGAGGCGGCACAGCGGCAAGGGAGCCTGTTGGAGCAGTCCGAACCGGAGGCGTTGCCCCAGCAACTGAGCCTCTAG
- a CDS encoding DUF1566 domain-containing protein, with translation MQQLQIPPLADGEIYLIGLVDANGDVEHTILLPGDNDDASQAEQLAWAQSIGGDLPNRIEQAVMLAKFRDRFQKDAYWSNETCDWNSSCAWFQGFGGGGQDGTHKCAALRAVAVRRFKN, from the coding sequence ATGCAACAACTTCAGATTCCTCCGCTTGCAGATGGCGAGATTTATCTCATTGGCCTGGTAGACGCGAATGGCGACGTCGAGCACACCATCCTACTGCCCGGTGACAACGATGACGCCTCGCAGGCGGAGCAACTGGCCTGGGCTCAAAGCATTGGCGGCGATCTGCCGAACCGCATCGAGCAAGCCGTGATGCTCGCGAAGTTCCGCGATCGCTTCCAGAAAGACGCGTACTGGAGCAACGAGACATGCGACTGGAATTCCTCTTGTGCCTGGTTCCAGGGCTTCGGCGGCGGCGGCCAGGACGGCACCCACAAGTGCGCCGCGCTCCGCGCGGTCGCCGTCCGCAGATTCAAGAATTAA
- a CDS encoding ISL3 family transposase, with product MKDILDMEGWSLTDKRTEGLVETFSAEYVHEPIACSKCGGIKLYRHGTKKTTYADAPLRGFAAKLEATVRRYRCRDCGETFLQPLGGVLDERRMTVRCAEFIAKQALKHTFVHVAREVGIDEKTVRAVAAERMGELGATHKPRLPKVLGIDETKIAGELRLVLTDVEGRRLLDMLPARDKGTLAAWLWQFKDRNAVKVVTIDMWRPYQRLAAELLPNAVVVVDKFHIMRMAGEAMDRVRIRLAKVKQPEVRRHWVRSKVMLNKRPHNLTEKQRFNLEMWLDNEPEIAAAYRAKEAFYGLFDLPKDEAIRAFDGFAASVESSVKPEFKPLLTAMRNWRSEILAVFDHKYTNAFTESLNNLTKHIVKAGRGYSFEVLRARILANYGDPVKEPLFFEFLLRDDGNPCANCGLPCRAEDMHLVTLPPVTRGQRTKRALVCGVCEPRFNTEKVIAHRKTSTRKTG from the coding sequence ATGAAAGACATTCTCGATATGGAAGGTTGGTCGCTGACCGACAAAAGGACCGAGGGATTGGTGGAAACCTTCTCGGCGGAATACGTGCACGAGCCAATCGCCTGCTCCAAGTGCGGCGGCATCAAGTTGTACCGGCACGGCACCAAGAAGACGACGTACGCGGACGCGCCGCTGCGTGGCTTTGCAGCCAAGTTGGAGGCAACGGTGCGCCGTTACCGGTGCCGGGATTGCGGCGAGACTTTCCTGCAGCCGCTGGGCGGCGTCCTGGACGAGCGCCGAATGACGGTGCGCTGCGCGGAGTTTATTGCCAAGCAGGCCCTGAAGCACACGTTCGTCCATGTGGCCCGCGAGGTCGGAATCGACGAGAAGACGGTGCGAGCGGTGGCCGCGGAGCGTATGGGCGAGCTGGGAGCCACGCACAAGCCCCGGCTGCCCAAGGTGCTGGGAATCGACGAGACGAAGATTGCCGGCGAGCTGCGCCTTGTCCTGACGGACGTGGAAGGCCGACGGCTGCTCGATATGCTCCCCGCACGGGACAAGGGCACCTTGGCTGCCTGGTTGTGGCAGTTCAAGGACCGCAACGCCGTCAAGGTCGTGACAATCGACATGTGGCGACCGTACCAGCGGCTGGCCGCCGAACTGCTGCCCAATGCCGTCGTGGTCGTGGACAAGTTCCACATTATGCGGATGGCCGGCGAGGCGATGGACCGCGTGCGCATTCGGCTTGCCAAGGTGAAGCAGCCGGAAGTGCGCCGGCACTGGGTTCGTTCCAAGGTGATGCTCAACAAGCGGCCGCACAACCTGACCGAGAAGCAGCGCTTCAATCTGGAAATGTGGCTGGACAACGAGCCCGAGATTGCGGCGGCCTATCGCGCCAAGGAAGCGTTCTACGGCCTGTTCGACCTGCCGAAGGACGAAGCAATCAGGGCGTTCGACGGCTTTGCTGCCTCGGTCGAGTCGTCCGTCAAGCCGGAGTTCAAGCCGTTGCTGACGGCCATGCGGAACTGGCGCAGCGAGATTCTGGCCGTCTTCGACCACAAGTACACGAACGCCTTCACCGAGTCGCTGAACAACCTGACCAAGCACATCGTAAAGGCCGGGCGCGGATACAGTTTCGAGGTGTTGCGTGCCCGCATCCTTGCCAACTACGGCGACCCGGTCAAGGAACCGCTCTTCTTCGAGTTCTTGCTGAGGGACGACGGGAACCCATGCGCGAACTGCGGGCTGCCGTGCCGCGCCGAGGACATGCACCTCGTGACATTGCCGCCGGTGACTCGTGGACAGCGTACGAAGCGCGCCCTGGTCTGCGGGGTCTGCGAGCCGCGTTTCAACACGGAGAAGGTTATTGCTCATCGCAAGACTTCCACACGGAAAACCGGATAG
- a CDS encoding DUF1064 domain-containing protein — MTSRTTALRYPEGTKTVGTANVREDRAPRPGYAQKKLAEKFGLAPVPAFDDIADGVGAPAIALSIAGSARTAAQIGSPTPLGKTFASLTKPVKPSKYRNTKCESGGIKFDSKREMHRWHELVQMQVRGEISELELQVPFILADGVVIAGRKRPPLRYVADFVYEQGGETVVEDVKGRVTEGYRIKRHLMAARGIQIREVK; from the coding sequence ATGACCAGCCGCACGACCGCACTCCGCTACCCGGAAGGGACGAAGACCGTAGGTACGGCGAACGTGCGCGAAGATCGCGCGCCTAGGCCTGGATACGCACAGAAGAAGCTTGCCGAGAAGTTTGGCCTCGCGCCGGTGCCGGCGTTCGACGACATTGCCGACGGCGTCGGCGCACCGGCGATTGCTTTGAGCATTGCCGGTTCGGCCCGCACCGCGGCACAGATCGGCAGCCCGACGCCTCTGGGCAAGACGTTCGCGAGCCTTACGAAGCCAGTGAAGCCGTCGAAGTACCGCAACACGAAGTGCGAGAGCGGCGGCATCAAGTTCGACAGCAAGCGGGAAATGCATCGCTGGCACGAGCTGGTGCAAATGCAGGTTCGCGGCGAGATCAGCGAACTCGAGCTGCAGGTGCCATTCATCTTGGCCGACGGGGTGGTGATCGCGGGCCGAAAACGGCCGCCGCTGCGCTATGTCGCGGACTTCGTCTACGAGCAGGGCGGCGAGACGGTCGTCGAAGACGTGAAGGGTCGCGTCACTGAGGGATACCGCATCAAACGTCATCTGATGGCCGCGCGCGGCATCCAGATCAGGGAGGTTAAATGA
- a CDS encoding helix-turn-helix domain-containing protein, with protein MSIKIQTMVWDRYPGEDHELLLALKLADFCDDSGEHIFPSIETMAEKVRRSPRAVQYQIQGMVKSGWLIKVANASGGRGRACEYRINPEWINGAEIAPFSSGSKGASVAPIKRVQRAAQKGATGDTKGATGFAKGCNGLHPIHQEPPEEPSENHQPARREPRVALHAELLNIELPEAIPFVVWDMWCEHREAKSKDAPWTRPAARVSIKKLEMLAASGQSPEVSVEEAVLRGWTGLFPVKAQSLPVGGAAAGLIAADWHKSNAGVAERGKQLGVTQKEGEVFMRFKARVVKAAGPGEWMEEMLRDAARFGDEQYDALYGYFNDIPRDKAAHAEAA; from the coding sequence GTGAGCATCAAGATCCAGACGATGGTTTGGGATCGCTACCCCGGCGAGGATCACGAGCTGTTGCTCGCGCTGAAACTCGCGGACTTCTGCGACGACAGCGGCGAGCACATTTTCCCGAGCATTGAAACGATGGCGGAAAAGGTGCGCCGCTCGCCCCGCGCGGTTCAGTATCAGATTCAAGGCATGGTGAAAAGCGGCTGGCTGATCAAGGTTGCAAACGCTAGCGGCGGGCGCGGTCGCGCGTGCGAATACCGCATCAATCCTGAATGGATAAACGGAGCAGAAATTGCACCCTTTTCGTCTGGCTCAAAGGGCGCAAGCGTTGCACCCATAAAAAGGGTGCAACGGGCAGCACAAAAGGGTGCAACGGGCGACACAAAGGGTGCAACGGGTTTCGCTAAAGGGTGCAATGGGTTGCACCCGATTCACCAAGAACCACCAGAAGAACCATCAGAGAACCACCAACCTGCGCGGCGAGAGCCGCGAGTTGCGTTGCATGCAGAGCTTTTGAACATCGAACTGCCTGAGGCAATTCCGTTCGTTGTGTGGGACATGTGGTGCGAACACCGCGAAGCGAAAAGCAAGGACGCCCCCTGGACTCGGCCGGCGGCACGCGTGTCGATCAAGAAACTCGAAATGCTCGCTGCTTCTGGGCAGAGCCCCGAGGTCAGCGTCGAGGAAGCCGTGCTGCGCGGTTGGACTGGGCTGTTTCCGGTGAAGGCCCAATCGCTGCCTGTCGGGGGCGCTGCAGCCGGTTTGATCGCGGCGGACTGGCACAAGTCGAATGCCGGCGTCGCGGAGCGCGGCAAGCAGCTCGGCGTCACGCAAAAGGAAGGCGAGGTCTTCATGCGCTTCAAGGCGCGCGTGGTGAAGGCGGCCGGCCCGGGCGAATGGATGGAAGAGATGCTGCGCGACGCGGCGCGCTTCGGCGACGAGCAATACGACGCGCTCTACGGGTACTTCAACGATATTCCGCGCGACAAGGCCGCGCACGCGGAGGCTGCATGA
- a CDS encoding DUF4224 domain-containing protein, producing the protein MAAYLTRQELSELVGCQPRSLACMKRWLERNRWPFAVSIAGIPQVSRDYCDARLHGTAPRAAELADDEQEPDFAALEK; encoded by the coding sequence ATGGCTGCGTACCTGACACGGCAGGAGCTGTCCGAGCTGGTCGGGTGCCAGCCGCGCAGCCTCGCATGCATGAAGCGCTGGCTCGAGCGCAACCGGTGGCCGTTCGCGGTCAGCATCGCCGGTATCCCGCAGGTGTCGCGCGACTATTGCGACGCACGGCTGCACGGCACTGCGCCGCGCGCCGCCGAGCTCGCCGACGATGAACAAGAACCCGACTTCGCAGCACTCGAAAAATGA
- a CDS encoding phage portal protein, producing MSAHAYIQYADIPDSLIASSSQRVDSITKVKLISFDGCPLVGQIEVLEQNRIQVEFAFPRAAELRAALVDWLMHWGIHFTVVM from the coding sequence ATGAGCGCACACGCCTACATCCAATACGCCGACATACCGGACAGCCTCATCGCGTCGAGCAGCCAGCGTGTCGACAGTATCACCAAGGTGAAGCTCATTTCCTTCGACGGTTGCCCGCTGGTTGGGCAGATCGAAGTGCTTGAGCAAAACCGGATTCAGGTCGAATTCGCGTTTCCGCGTGCCGCCGAGCTGCGGGCCGCACTGGTCGATTGGCTGATGCACTGGGGCATTCACTTCACGGTGGTCATGTGA
- a CDS encoding S24 family peptidase: MIDSSTIAPMRTVKDIRRDNARSLATDGPAEFARAIESTTQQVNQTIGPNPTRNIGDLLARRIEAAYGKTIGWLDVDHTKPAFESEKSVDKAALIPQSESPKTDKVVAAKLTSPQRLRAALGPMNLSAETLAAVAKIGVDVSSQWLDGEGPEITLVQAVAIQNTYGVNAVWLTKGKGEAGVAVRFNDEFRPFPITNWKPIPVVGMAQLGDDGHWADLEYPVGHGDGYVDFPSRDPDAYALRCAGDSMRPRIRDGEYAIIEPGHPVEPGDDVLVRSKDGRVMIKTFLYQRAGRIHLISVNETHPPVIFEADEIDRMHFVVATARASMFRPGSAD; the protein is encoded by the coding sequence ATGATTGATTCATCCACTATCGCACCCATGAGAACGGTTAAGGACATCCGCCGGGATAACGCACGCTCACTGGCAACAGATGGGCCGGCCGAGTTCGCGCGCGCAATCGAGAGCACCACCCAACAGGTGAATCAAACGATCGGGCCGAATCCGACTCGAAACATCGGGGACCTCCTTGCGCGCCGCATCGAGGCCGCTTACGGGAAAACCATTGGCTGGCTTGATGTTGACCACACCAAACCCGCGTTTGAAAGCGAGAAGAGTGTCGACAAGGCGGCGCTGATCCCGCAATCCGAGTCACCCAAAACGGATAAAGTTGTTGCTGCAAAACTGACCTCACCGCAGCGCTTGAGAGCAGCGCTCGGCCCCATGAATCTGTCTGCCGAAACTCTTGCAGCAGTCGCAAAGATCGGTGTGGACGTGTCCTCCCAATGGCTCGATGGCGAAGGCCCAGAAATCACCCTTGTGCAGGCCGTCGCTATTCAGAACACATATGGCGTCAATGCGGTTTGGCTGACCAAAGGCAAAGGGGAAGCTGGCGTAGCGGTTCGTTTCAACGACGAGTTCCGCCCGTTTCCGATTACAAATTGGAAACCGATTCCGGTGGTGGGAATGGCGCAGCTGGGTGACGATGGACACTGGGCGGATCTTGAGTATCCGGTTGGGCACGGCGATGGGTATGTGGACTTTCCCTCTCGCGACCCCGACGCATATGCCCTACGGTGCGCGGGCGACTCAATGCGTCCGCGCATTAGAGACGGCGAATACGCAATCATTGAACCGGGACATCCTGTCGAGCCGGGCGATGACGTCCTCGTCAGATCTAAAGACGGTCGCGTGATGATCAAGACCTTCCTCTATCAGCGCGCCGGCCGAATCCACCTTATATCAGTCAACGAAACTCATCCGCCCGTTATATTCGAAGCCGATGAAATCGACCGCATGCATTTCGTGGTGGCTACAGCGCGCGCTTCGATGTTTCGTCCTGGGAGTGCAGACTGA
- a CDS encoding DUF1566 domain-containing protein yields MTITLEAIEAEQTRIGAMIAAFKAQPHATEYRVDGVTIPLAAGERVAGPVLNDDGTLSHYLIKLPGASEEMVNHQGARAYAHGRCAVTPTRREGRLLQANLPDELPEEAIWLDDEYDGDSSFAWCQDFYGGIQFSGGRKSAALRAVAVRRFIPSVI; encoded by the coding sequence ATGACGATCACGCTTGAAGCTATTGAGGCCGAACAAACTCGGATCGGCGCCATGATCGCGGCTTTCAAGGCGCAACCGCACGCGACGGAATATCGCGTCGACGGCGTCACGATCCCACTCGCGGCCGGAGAGCGCGTCGCCGGGCCGGTGCTAAACGATGACGGCACGCTGAGCCACTACCTGATCAAGTTGCCCGGCGCGTCCGAAGAAATGGTCAACCACCAGGGCGCTCGCGCCTATGCACACGGTCGTTGCGCTGTGACGCCGACGCGTCGTGAGGGGCGTCTCTTGCAGGCGAACCTGCCTGACGAACTTCCCGAAGAGGCCATTTGGCTCGATGACGAATACGACGGCGATTCCTCTTTTGCCTGGTGCCAGGACTTCTACGGCGGCATCCAGTTCAGCGGCGGCCGCAAGAGCGCCGCGCTCCGCGCGGTCGCCGTCCGCAGATTCATTCCTTCAGTGATTTGA
- a CDS encoding TOBE domain-containing protein: MSISAINVRNQFKGKVKEIIRGPVVSEVDVDTPFGIVTSVITTRSVDELDLKVGSEVVALVKSTEVSIARL; encoded by the coding sequence ATGAGCATTTCCGCAATTAACGTACGCAATCAGTTCAAAGGCAAGGTCAAGGAAATTATCCGCGGGCCGGTAGTGTCCGAGGTCGATGTGGATACGCCGTTCGGTATCGTCACCTCCGTCATCACCACGCGCTCGGTCGATGAACTCGACCTGAAGGTCGGCTCGGAAGTGGTGGCGCTGGTGAAGTCGACGGAGGTGTCGATCGCGCGTCTTTGA
- the dusA gene encoding tRNA dihydrouridine(20/20a) synthase DusA — protein MSSPQTPSPRRVSVAPMMDWTDRHCRSLHRVISRHTWLYTEMVTTGALLHGDVPRHLAFTPEEAPVALQLGGSEPADLARSAKLGEQWGYDEINLNCGCPSERVQRGAFGACLMNEPQLVADCVKAMRDAVSVPVTVKHRIGVDAVEEYSFVRDFVGTIAEAGCNVFVVHARNAILKGLSPKENREIPPLKYDYAYQLKRDFPHLEIIINGGIKTLDEVETHLQHVDGVMLGREAYHNPYLLADVDARFYGSTQTSLTREQVEAKLIEYCAAEMARGTYLGAITRHALGLYRGEAGARGWRRVLSDSKRLAARDLSIFNEARQHLREPVEIFE, from the coding sequence ATGTCTTCACCTCAAACGCCCAGTCCCCGCCGCGTATCCGTCGCACCGATGATGGACTGGACCGATCGTCACTGCCGCTCGCTGCATCGCGTGATCTCGCGCCATACGTGGCTTTACACCGAAATGGTCACCACCGGCGCGCTGCTGCACGGCGACGTGCCGCGCCATCTCGCGTTTACGCCGGAAGAAGCGCCGGTCGCGCTGCAACTCGGCGGCAGCGAGCCGGCCGACCTTGCCCGCTCGGCCAAACTGGGCGAACAGTGGGGTTACGACGAAATCAATCTGAACTGCGGCTGCCCGTCCGAGCGCGTGCAGCGCGGCGCATTCGGCGCGTGTCTGATGAACGAGCCGCAACTCGTCGCCGACTGCGTGAAGGCCATGCGCGATGCCGTCTCAGTGCCGGTGACGGTCAAGCATCGGATCGGCGTGGACGCCGTGGAGGAATACAGTTTCGTGCGCGACTTCGTCGGCACGATCGCCGAGGCGGGCTGCAACGTTTTCGTCGTGCATGCACGCAATGCGATTCTCAAGGGCTTGAGTCCGAAGGAAAACCGCGAGATTCCGCCGCTCAAATACGACTACGCTTATCAGTTGAAACGTGATTTCCCACATCTGGAGATCATCATTAACGGCGGCATCAAAACGCTCGATGAAGTGGAAACGCATCTTCAGCACGTCGACGGTGTGATGCTCGGGCGCGAGGCTTATCACAACCCGTATCTGTTGGCCGACGTCGACGCACGCTTCTACGGCTCGACGCAAACGTCACTAACGCGCGAGCAGGTCGAAGCGAAGCTGATCGAGTATTGCGCGGCTGAAATGGCGCGCGGCACGTACCTCGGCGCGATCACGCGCCATGCGCTCGGTCTTTATCGTGGCGAGGCCGGTGCGCGTGGATGGCGTCGCGTGTTGTCGGATAGCAAGCGCCTCGCCGCGCGCGATCTGAGCATATTCAACGAGGCAAGACAGCATCTGCGTGAGCCAGTCGAAATTTTTGAATAA
- a CDS encoding DUF4406 domain-containing protein, which translates to MKLYLAGPMTGYAELNFPMFHAEAARLRALGFDIVNPAEINAGTNAEWLVCMRADIKQLLDCDGIALLPRWNESRGASIEHNLARDLGLRVFQARRLMGIAGDFPVISQDAVIELLDVETA; encoded by the coding sequence ATGAAACTTTACCTCGCCGGTCCGATGACGGGTTACGCGGAACTTAACTTCCCAATGTTCCACGCCGAAGCAGCGCGCCTGCGCGCCTTGGGGTTCGACATCGTCAATCCTGCAGAGATCAACGCCGGTACGAATGCTGAATGGCTTGTCTGCATGCGCGCCGACATTAAGCAATTGTTGGACTGCGACGGCATAGCTCTATTGCCGCGATGGAACGAGTCACGGGGCGCGTCCATCGAACACAACCTTGCGCGCGATCTTGGGTTGAGGGTATTTCAGGCGCGCCGCCTGATGGGAATAGCCGGCGACTTTCCGGTGATCTCGCAGGACGCTGTCATTGAACTGCTCGATGTGGAGACGGCGTGA
- a CDS encoding HNH endonuclease, protein MAFNKLSLQDKLLTKTERVGECLVWTGQKCPKGYGRIRIGGKLRRAHIVHYELHHGPVPTGKVLLHSCDTPACIHLGHLSPGTQLENVRDMFAKGRANKARGEKASKAKLTAEQVLEIRRRYEPGKYGRGSRVLAKEFGVSSASILAVVKGESWAHI, encoded by the coding sequence ATGGCATTCAACAAACTCTCGCTGCAAGACAAGTTACTCACCAAGACCGAGCGGGTTGGTGAATGCCTTGTGTGGACGGGGCAAAAATGCCCGAAAGGCTACGGGCGAATTCGTATCGGTGGGAAGCTCCGCAGAGCTCACATCGTGCACTACGAGTTGCACCATGGGCCAGTTCCAACCGGGAAAGTCCTGCTGCATTCCTGCGATACGCCCGCGTGCATTCATTTAGGCCATCTTTCTCCCGGCACTCAGTTGGAAAACGTGCGCGACATGTTTGCCAAAGGGCGCGCCAACAAAGCCAGAGGCGAAAAAGCTTCTAAGGCAAAACTTACTGCCGAGCAGGTTTTAGAAATCCGGCGTCGGTATGAGCCCGGCAAATATGGGCGTGGCTCGCGAGTCTTGGCCAAAGAGTTTGGCGTTTCCAGTGCATCGATTTTAGCGGTCGTGAAAGGCGAATCGTGGGCGCACATCTAA
- a CDS encoding DNA cytosine methyltransferase — MALHSIELCAGVGMLGEGARAAFEYLGHKHRTVCYVEREASAAGQIAALMEAGALDEAPIWSDLLTFDGTAWRGRVHCVIAGFPCQDLSVAGRRAGLNGKRSGLFFTVLDIADACGAELLILENVSGITSATAAVMDETEGELFERAASRVLGELADRGWNAECLLIRASDVGANHQRERWFCVAWRVADTLRDERNHTGRQSGCGGANLRNRSRNG, encoded by the coding sequence GTGGCTTTACATTCCATCGAACTGTGTGCCGGCGTCGGAATGCTCGGAGAGGGTGCCCGAGCTGCATTCGAGTATCTCGGACACAAACATCGAACCGTTTGTTACGTGGAGCGGGAAGCCAGTGCCGCCGGCCAAATTGCTGCGCTTATGGAAGCGGGAGCGCTTGATGAAGCGCCTATCTGGTCTGACCTTCTCACGTTCGACGGCACAGCGTGGCGCGGACGCGTTCATTGCGTCATTGCCGGTTTCCCATGCCAAGACCTTTCCGTTGCCGGGAGGCGCGCCGGTCTCAACGGGAAGCGTTCTGGACTCTTCTTCACCGTCCTCGACATCGCGGATGCTTGCGGTGCGGAACTCCTCATTCTGGAGAACGTGTCAGGCATCACTTCTGCCACCGCCGCCGTTATGGACGAAACCGAAGGCGAACTCTTCGAGCGCGCGGCCTCCCGAGTCTTGGGAGAACTGGCCGACCGCGGTTGGAATGCGGAATGCCTGCTTATTCGAGCGTCCGACGTCGGTGCAAATCACCAGCGCGAGCGGTGGTTCTGCGTCGCCTGGCGCGTGGCTGACACCCTTCGGGATGAACGGAATCACACAGGACGGCAGAGTGGGTGCGGGGGGGCGAATTTGCGAAACAGGTCACGCAATGGATGA
- a CDS encoding ParB/RepB/Spo0J family partition protein produces MAKNSIDAYGASGKTNVLFFDPAVLVLVVDESSPLYDPRVHLPVDEDLARNIDYQGVIEPILIQKNPETGAVEIVVGRQRVKASRLANEWRQARGVAPIQIPAIVHKGKARDALDIIVSENEVCQSDSPLGRAEKMRRLMAIGRGEDEIAVIFGCKVPTVRATLQLLECCSAVQKAVESGAVNVTHAKLLAKLTPDEQRGKVSELIAAGSSSTGHARSRAQRAVMGDKSPKIRSRKEILAEIDRAGPMSMRAEALRWVLHLVGDADGATA; encoded by the coding sequence ATGGCTAAAAATTCGATCGACGCGTACGGCGCGTCAGGCAAGACCAACGTCCTTTTCTTTGACCCCGCCGTGCTGGTGCTGGTCGTGGACGAATCCTCCCCTCTCTACGACCCGCGCGTGCATCTGCCGGTAGACGAGGATCTCGCGCGCAATATCGATTACCAAGGCGTGATCGAGCCGATCCTGATCCAGAAGAACCCCGAGACGGGCGCGGTCGAGATCGTCGTCGGTCGGCAGCGGGTGAAGGCGTCCCGGCTCGCGAACGAGTGGCGTCAAGCTCGTGGTGTGGCGCCAATTCAGATTCCAGCGATCGTGCACAAGGGTAAGGCCCGTGACGCGCTCGACATTATCGTGAGCGAAAACGAGGTGTGCCAGTCCGATTCACCGCTGGGCCGCGCCGAGAAGATGCGGCGCCTGATGGCAATCGGCCGAGGCGAAGACGAGATCGCCGTGATTTTCGGCTGCAAGGTACCGACAGTCCGCGCAACCCTCCAGTTGCTCGAATGCTGCTCGGCCGTGCAAAAGGCAGTCGAAAGCGGTGCGGTCAATGTCACGCACGCGAAGCTGCTCGCAAAGCTGACGCCCGACGAGCAGCGCGGCAAGGTGAGCGAGTTGATCGCGGCGGGATCGAGCTCGACCGGTCATGCGCGATCGCGAGCGCAGAGGGCCGTGATGGGCGACAAATCTCCCAAGATCCGCTCGCGCAAAGAAATCCTCGCCGAGATAGATCGTGCTGGACCGATGAGCATGCGTGCCGAGGCGCTGCGCTGGGTGCTCCACTTGGTTGGTGATGCCGACGGAGCTACTGCGTGA